A window from Pseudomonas sp. MRSN 12121 encodes these proteins:
- a CDS encoding DUF1993 family protein: MTISLYAASVPVFKQMLNALSDVLHKAEAHATAKNIDPNALLQARLYPDMFPLIRQVQIAVDFAKGVSARLAEVELPKYDDSETTFAELQALLAKVLAFIDGIQPAQVDGKEGIEIVTRPGTPKEKRFSGQSYLLTYGLPQFFFHVTTTYAILRHNGVEIGKRDYMGAF; encoded by the coding sequence ATGACCATTTCCCTGTACGCCGCTTCCGTTCCCGTCTTCAAGCAAATGCTCAATGCCCTGAGCGATGTACTGCACAAGGCCGAGGCCCATGCCACGGCAAAGAACATCGACCCCAATGCCCTGCTGCAGGCGCGCCTGTATCCGGACATGTTCCCGCTGATCCGCCAGGTGCAGATCGCCGTGGATTTCGCCAAGGGCGTTTCGGCGCGCCTGGCCGAGGTCGAGCTGCCGAAGTACGACGACAGCGAAACCACCTTCGCCGAACTGCAGGCGCTGCTGGCCAAGGTCCTGGCCTTTATCGATGGCATCCAGCCGGCGCAGGTCGATGGCAAGGAAGGCATCGAGATCGTGACCCGTCCGGGCACCCCGAAAGAGAAGCGCTTCAGCGGCCAGTCCTACCTGCTGACCTACGGCCTGCCGCAGTTCTTCTTCCACGTCACCACCACCTACGCGATCCTGCGGCACAACGGTGTGGAAATCGGCAAGCGCGACTACATGGGTGCCTTCTGA
- a CDS encoding YceH family protein: MSIEQENANEPLTSTELRILGSLIEKQATSPETYPLTLNALVIACNQKTSREPVMNLTQGQVGQSLRALENRGLARLVMGSRADRWEHRLDKALELVPAQVVLAGLLFLRGPQTVNELLTRSGRMHDFEDSEQVVHQLERLIARDLALLIPRQAGQREDRYMHALGDPADLEAILAARQNPAERSTASGVSAERIEELEARIAALEERLAKLEG, encoded by the coding sequence ATGAGCATCGAGCAAGAAAACGCCAACGAACCACTGACCAGCACCGAACTGCGCATTCTCGGGTCGCTGATCGAGAAACAGGCCACCAGCCCGGAAACCTATCCGCTGACCCTCAATGCACTGGTCATCGCCTGCAACCAGAAAACCAGCCGCGAACCGGTGATGAACCTGACCCAGGGCCAGGTCGGCCAGAGCCTGCGCGCCCTGGAAAACCGCGGCCTGGCGCGCCTGGTGATGGGCAGCCGCGCCGACCGCTGGGAACACCGCCTGGACAAGGCGCTGGAACTGGTCCCGGCGCAAGTCGTGCTCGCCGGCCTGCTGTTTCTGCGAGGCCCGCAGACCGTCAACGAACTGCTGACCCGCAGCGGCCGCATGCATGACTTCGAAGACAGCGAGCAGGTGGTGCATCAGCTGGAACGCCTGATCGCCCGCGACCTGGCGCTGCTGATTCCGCGCCAGGCCGGCCAACGCGAAGATCGCTACATGCATGCCCTCGGCGATCCGGCGGATCTCGAAGCGATCCTGGCCGCCCGGCAGAACCCGGCGGAACGCAGCACGGCGAGCGGCGTATCCGCCGAGCGCATCGAGGAGCTGGAGGCGCGCATCGCCGCGCTCGAAGAACGCCTGGCGAAACTCGAAGGCTGA
- a CDS encoding cupin domain-containing protein, whose protein sequence is MPPAILNLDQADLQPLPEALSPTGDTAGRYQQRIARIGQQLGARKLGYRLIALEPGMRASPFHNHRVNEEMFYVVSGEGEIRLGAERFAIRAGDVIACPPGDMASAHQIINNSQGELRYLAVSTQEAPDICEYPDSGKYVVKDFMSGAEGFVAVARHADGVDYWDGE, encoded by the coding sequence ATGCCCCCTGCCATTCTCAACCTGGACCAGGCGGATCTGCAGCCGCTGCCCGAAGCCCTCTCCCCGACCGGCGACACCGCCGGTCGTTATCAACAACGCATCGCCCGCATCGGCCAGCAACTGGGCGCGCGCAAGCTGGGTTACCGGCTGATCGCGCTGGAACCGGGAATGCGCGCCAGCCCCTTCCACAACCATCGGGTCAACGAAGAGATGTTCTACGTCGTCTCCGGCGAGGGCGAGATCCGCCTGGGCGCCGAACGTTTCGCCATCCGGGCGGGCGATGTGATTGCCTGCCCGCCGGGCGATATGGCCAGTGCGCATCAGATCATCAATAACAGCCAGGGCGAGCTGCGCTATCTGGCGGTCAGCACCCAGGAGGCGCCGGACATCTGCGAATACCCCGACTCCGGCAAATATGTGGTGAAGGATTTCATGAGCGGCGCCGAGGGCTTCGTCGCCGTGGCGCGGCATGCCGACGGCGTCGACTACTGGGACGGCGAGTAG
- a CDS encoding shikimate 5-dehydrogenase has protein sequence MQMNPNKDTQLCMSLSGRPGNFGLRFHNHLYEQLGLNFYYKAFSSQDLQGAVGGIRALGIRGCGVSMPFKEACIALVDELDASARAIQSINTIVNTNGHLKAYNTDYIAVAQLLDSHRIPKDTHFALRGSGGMAKAVASALRDGGYRDGVIVARNAQAGQALAESLGYAWQAELGALRPSMLINVTPIGMAGGPEADQLAFPVEAIAAARTVFDVVAIPVETPLIQRARAEGKQVITGLEVIAIQALEQFVLYTGVRPSEEQFQKAVAFARA, from the coding sequence ATGCAGATGAACCCCAACAAAGACACGCAGCTGTGCATGTCGCTGTCCGGGCGTCCGGGGAATTTCGGCCTGCGCTTTCACAACCACCTGTATGAACAGCTGGGGCTGAATTTCTACTACAAGGCCTTCAGCAGCCAGGACCTGCAGGGCGCCGTGGGCGGGATTCGCGCCCTGGGCATCCGCGGCTGTGGCGTGTCCATGCCGTTCAAGGAAGCCTGCATTGCCCTGGTGGACGAGCTGGATGCCTCGGCCCGGGCGATCCAGTCGATCAATACCATCGTCAACACCAACGGCCATCTCAAGGCCTATAACACCGATTACATCGCCGTCGCCCAATTGCTCGACAGCCACCGCATCCCCAAGGACACCCACTTTGCCCTGCGCGGCAGTGGCGGCATGGCCAAGGCGGTGGCCAGCGCATTGCGTGACGGCGGCTACCGCGACGGCGTGATCGTCGCGCGCAATGCCCAGGCGGGGCAGGCCCTGGCCGAGTCCCTGGGCTATGCCTGGCAAGCCGAGCTGGGGGCGTTGCGCCCGTCGATGCTGATCAACGTCACGCCGATCGGCATGGCCGGTGGCCCCGAGGCCGATCAGCTGGCATTCCCCGTCGAGGCGATCGCGGCCGCGCGCACGGTATTCGACGTGGTGGCGATTCCGGTGGAAACCCCACTGATCCAGCGGGCCCGGGCCGAAGGCAAGCAAGTGATCACCGGCCTGGAAGTGATCGCCATCCAGGCGCTGGAGCAGTTCGTGCTGTACACCGGCGTGCGTCCGAGCGAGGAGCAGTTCCAGAAAGCCGTGGCCTTCGCCCGGGCGTGA
- a CDS encoding AI-2E family transporter, with translation MNQNTLQNKSLLLLLSLVTIAFGWILLPFYGAVFWAVILGILFNPLQRRLQLRFAWPRNLTALCTLSVCLLIAILPMAVISTLLVQEGTRLYQSIESGRLDIAGYLDQFKHSLPPYFQQLLDRFGLGELEGLREKIVKGALQGSQFFATQAFSVGQGTFEFVVSFFVMLYLLFFFLRDGPELVRKVRNAVPLAEHQKRRLQLKFNRVVRATVKGNVLVAASQGLLGGLIFWFLEIPSPLLWAVLMALLSLLPAVGAGVVWAPVALYFLFSGALWQGVVLGLYGVFVIGLVDNVLRPILVGKDTKMPDYLILISTLGGLAIFGLNGFVIGPLIAALFISSWALFVESRPRTQLPLP, from the coding sequence ATGAACCAGAACACGCTGCAAAACAAAAGCCTGCTGCTTCTGCTGAGCCTGGTGACCATCGCCTTTGGCTGGATCCTGCTGCCGTTCTACGGCGCGGTGTTCTGGGCGGTGATCCTGGGCATCCTGTTCAACCCGCTGCAGCGGCGCCTGCAACTGAGGTTCGCCTGGCCGCGCAACCTGACCGCCTTGTGCACCCTGAGTGTCTGCCTGCTGATCGCCATCCTGCCCATGGCCGTCATCAGTACCTTGCTGGTGCAGGAGGGGACGCGCCTCTACCAGAGCATCGAAAGCGGCAGGCTGGATATCGCCGGCTACCTGGACCAGTTCAAGCACAGCCTGCCACCGTACTTCCAGCAGTTGCTGGACCGCTTCGGCCTGGGCGAGCTGGAGGGTTTGCGCGAGAAGATCGTCAAGGGGGCGTTGCAGGGCAGCCAGTTCTTCGCCACCCAGGCGTTCAGCGTCGGCCAGGGCACCTTCGAGTTCGTGGTGAGCTTTTTCGTCATGCTCTACCTGCTGTTCTTCTTCCTGCGCGATGGCCCCGAACTGGTGCGCAAGGTGCGCAACGCAGTGCCGTTGGCCGAGCACCAGAAGCGCCGCCTGCAACTCAAGTTCAACCGCGTGGTGCGCGCCACGGTGAAGGGCAACGTGCTGGTGGCGGCCAGCCAGGGCTTGCTGGGCGGGCTGATTTTCTGGTTCCTGGAGATCCCCAGCCCATTGCTGTGGGCGGTGCTGATGGCCTTGCTGTCGTTGTTGCCGGCGGTCGGGGCGGGTGTGGTCTGGGCTCCGGTCGCCCTGTATTTCCTGTTCAGCGGGGCGCTCTGGCAAGGGGTGGTGCTGGGGTTGTACGGGGTGTTCGTGATCGGCCTGGTGGACAACGTGCTGCGCCCGATCCTGGTGGGCAAGGACACCAAGATGCCGGACTACCTGATCCTGATTTCGACTCTGGGCGGCCTGGCGATTTTCGGCTTGAACGGTTTTGTCATCGGCCCGTTGATCGCCGCCTTGTTCATTTCCAGCTGGGCCCTGTTCGTCGAGAGCCGGCCACGGACCCAGCTGCCATTGCCTTAG
- the yegQ gene encoding tRNA 5-hydroxyuridine modification protein YegQ: MTPLARPELLAPAGTLKNMRYAFAYGADAVYAGQPRYSLRVRNNEFDHANLALGIREAQAQGKRFYVVVNIAPHNAKLKTFLKDLEPVIAMAPDALIMSDPGLIMLVRRHFPQMPIHLSVQANTVNWASVEFWQHQGLSRIILSRELSLEEIEEIRQQVPGMELEVFVHGALCMAYSGRCLLSGYLNKRDANQGTCTNACRWKYQAEEATQDLTGEIVQTFQPEPTLGLGAPTDQVFLLHEANRPDEAMPAFEDEHGTYIMNAKDLRAVQHVERLARMGVHSLKIEGRTKSHFYCARTTQVYRRAIDDAVAGREFDRSLMNDLESLAQRGYTEGFLRRHVHDEYQNYQNGSSVSERQQFVGELTGERRDRLAEVKVKNRFALGDHMELMTPKGNFHFDLHQLQNVRGEPIEVAPGDGHTVYLPIPDAVDLRFALLMRDVMPSGAV, translated from the coding sequence ATGACGCCCCTTGCCCGCCCCGAACTGCTGGCCCCCGCCGGCACCCTGAAAAACATGCGCTACGCCTTCGCCTACGGCGCCGACGCGGTGTACGCCGGCCAGCCGCGCTACAGCCTGCGGGTGCGCAACAACGAATTCGACCACGCCAACCTGGCCCTCGGCATCCGCGAGGCCCAGGCCCAGGGCAAGCGTTTCTACGTGGTGGTCAACATCGCCCCGCACAACGCCAAGCTCAAGACCTTCCTCAAGGACCTGGAACCGGTGATCGCCATGGCTCCGGACGCGCTGATCATGTCCGACCCGGGGCTGATCATGCTGGTGCGCCGGCACTTCCCGCAGATGCCGATCCACCTGTCGGTACAAGCCAACACGGTGAACTGGGCCAGCGTCGAGTTCTGGCAGCACCAGGGCCTGAGCCGGATCATCCTGTCCCGGGAGCTGTCCCTGGAGGAGATCGAGGAAATCCGCCAGCAGGTGCCGGGCATGGAACTGGAAGTCTTCGTCCACGGCGCCCTGTGCATGGCCTATTCCGGACGGTGCCTGCTGTCCGGCTACCTGAACAAACGCGACGCCAACCAGGGCACCTGCACCAACGCCTGCCGCTGGAAATACCAGGCCGAGGAAGCCACCCAGGACCTCACCGGCGAGATCGTCCAGACATTCCAGCCGGAGCCGACCCTGGGCCTGGGCGCACCGACCGACCAGGTGTTCCTGCTGCACGAGGCCAATCGTCCGGACGAGGCGATGCCGGCCTTCGAGGACGAACACGGCACCTACATCATGAACGCCAAGGACCTGCGCGCGGTGCAGCACGTCGAGCGCCTGGCGCGGATGGGCGTGCATTCGCTGAAGATCGAGGGCCGCACCAAATCCCACTTCTATTGCGCCCGCACCACCCAGGTCTATCGCCGGGCCATCGACGACGCCGTGGCCGGCCGCGAGTTCGACCGCAGCCTGATGAACGACCTCGAGTCCCTGGCCCAGCGCGGCTACACCGAGGGTTTCCTGCGCCGCCATGTGCACGACGAATACCAGAACTACCAGAACGGCAGCTCGGTCTCGGAACGCCAGCAGTTCGTCGGCGAGCTTACCGGCGAACGCCGGGACCGCCTGGCCGAAGTGAAGGTGAAGAACCGTTTCGCCCTGGGCGACCACATGGAATTGATGACGCCCAAGGGCAACTTCCACTTCGACCTGCATCAGTTGCAGAACGTGCGCGGCGAGCCGATCGAGGTGGCGCCGGGAGACGGGCACACCGTGTACCTGCCGATCCCGGATGCGGTGGACCTGCGCTTTGCCTTGCTGATGCGCGATGTGATGCCCAGCGGCGCGGTGTAA
- a CDS encoding methyl-accepting chemotaxis protein: protein MRLSLKGKVLALAVLPVLLFALVISLTTVFMLREQARKEVDETRQRLLGEAKTTLQSYVEVALSTIRPLYDAAAPGDTAARAQVVKLLSNITYGKDGYFFGYDSETVRLFKGNSPDGVGKSFKDNRDPNGVYVNRELVKVGKDGTHYVQYSSTQPGSDVLVPKLGYTEYLAKWDLVVGSSVNLDGIDAQVAEVEASVNQRMRGMVLSIVGIAVVVLLVIAALGMLVANTILRPLNLMKLNLDDIAAGEGDLTRRLAITSQDELGDLAGSFNRFVDKIHGLVRQITEMTGQLTGLVTQVSEQAQRSEQAMERQRHETDQVATAINQMSSAAQEVARSAQGAAVAAQQTDEEGQAAKRVVDGSIQQIHALVSDIRSSGTSLDSLQKDVASIVSVLDVIRSIAEQTNLLALNAAIEAARAGEAGRGFAVVADEVRALASRTQQSTQEIQGMIDRLQQGTRTAVEAMRRSSDAGDGTSHQANEAGASLDAMAQLIGTINSMNAQIASAAEEQTAVAEEINRSVHQIAVAVDSVADETQLGAQTSRSLADLGQRLGKLVGQFRI from the coding sequence ATGCGCCTAAGTCTGAAGGGCAAAGTCCTGGCCCTCGCGGTCCTCCCGGTCCTGCTGTTCGCGCTGGTCATCAGCCTGACCACGGTCTTCATGCTCAGGGAACAGGCGCGCAAGGAGGTGGACGAGACCCGCCAGCGCCTGCTCGGCGAGGCCAAGACCACCCTGCAGAGCTATGTGGAAGTCGCCCTGAGCACCATCCGCCCGCTCTACGACGCGGCGGCGCCCGGCGATACGGCGGCTCGCGCCCAGGTGGTGAAGCTGCTGTCGAACATCACCTACGGCAAGGACGGTTACTTCTTCGGCTACGACTCCGAGACGGTGCGCCTGTTCAAGGGCAACAGCCCGGACGGCGTCGGCAAGAGCTTCAAGGACAACCGCGACCCCAACGGCGTGTACGTCAACCGCGAGCTGGTCAAGGTCGGCAAGGACGGCACCCACTATGTGCAGTACAGCTCGACCCAGCCGGGCAGCGACGTGCTGGTGCCGAAGCTGGGCTACACCGAATACCTGGCCAAGTGGGACCTGGTGGTCGGCTCGTCGGTGAACCTGGACGGCATCGACGCCCAGGTGGCCGAGGTCGAGGCCAGCGTCAACCAGCGCATGCGCGGCATGGTCCTGAGCATCGTCGGCATCGCCGTGGTGGTGCTGCTGGTGATCGCCGCCCTCGGCATGCTGGTGGCCAACACCATCCTGCGGCCGCTGAACCTGATGAAGCTCAACCTCGACGATATCGCCGCCGGCGAGGGCGACCTGACCCGGCGCCTGGCAATCACCAGCCAGGACGAACTGGGGGATCTGGCCGGCTCCTTCAACCGTTTCGTCGACAAGATCCACGGCCTGGTGCGGCAGATCACCGAGATGACCGGCCAGTTGACCGGCCTGGTGACCCAGGTGTCCGAGCAGGCGCAGCGTTCCGAGCAGGCGATGGAGCGTCAGCGCCACGAGACCGACCAGGTGGCCACGGCGATCAACCAAATGTCCTCGGCCGCCCAGGAAGTGGCGCGCAGTGCCCAGGGCGCGGCGGTGGCGGCGCAGCAGACCGACGAGGAAGGCCAGGCGGCCAAGCGCGTGGTGGACGGCAGCATCCAGCAGATCCATGCCCTGGTCAGCGACATCCGCAGCAGCGGCACCTCCCTGGACAGCCTGCAGAAGGACGTGGCGTCGATCGTCAGCGTGCTGGATGTGATCCGCTCGATCGCCGAGCAGACCAACCTGCTGGCCCTCAACGCGGCCATCGAGGCGGCGCGGGCCGGTGAGGCCGGGCGCGGGTTCGCGGTGGTGGCCGACGAGGTCCGGGCACTCGCCAGCCGCACCCAGCAGAGCACCCAGGAAATCCAGGGCATGATCGACCGCCTGCAACAGGGCACGCGCACCGCGGTGGAAGCCATGCGCCGCTCCAGCGATGCCGGCGACGGCACCTCGCACCAGGCCAACGAGGCCGGGGCGTCGCTGGATGCCATGGCGCAGTTGATCGGCACCATCAACTCGATGAACGCGCAGATCGCCAGCGCCGCCGAAGAGCAGACCGCGGTGGCCGAAGAGATCAACCGCAGCGTGCATCAGATCGCGGTGGCAGTGGACAGCGTCGCCGACGAGACCCAGCTCGGCGCCCAGACCTCACGCAGCCTGGCGGACCTCGGGCAGCGCCTGGGCAAGCTGGTGGGGCAGTTCCGCATCTAG
- a CDS encoding Na+/H+ antiporter family protein translates to MNAVIAAVGVMLILSLSRVHVVIALIVGALVGGLTGGLGIEATLKAFNNGLGGGATVALSYALLGAFAVAIAKSGLAHALADKILLLVDRQDSQGGGSVKWLLIGLLWVVAIASQNILPIHIAFIPLLVPPLLYVLSKLQLDRRLIACVITFGLITPYMFLPVGFGNIFLNEILLANVARSGVDVSDINVTHAMGIPALGMVFGLLLAFVSYRKKRVYDLELIEKVEQVTVQYNPRTLLVAGLAIVAAFVIQLLLDSMIIGALAGFLIFSVSGIVRWRETDDLFTEGMKMMAMIGFIMIAAAGFAEVMKATGEVKGLVESSASWIGHSKGVGALLMLLVGLLVTMGIGSSFSTVPILATIFVPLCVQLGFSPLAIVCIVGTAGALGDAGSPASDSTLGPTSGLNIDGQHHHIWDTVVPTFLHYNLPLLAFGWVAAMVL, encoded by the coding sequence ATTAATGCAGTAATTGCCGCGGTTGGCGTGATGCTGATCCTCAGCCTGTCCCGCGTGCATGTGGTGATCGCGCTGATCGTGGGCGCGCTGGTGGGAGGCTTGACCGGCGGCCTGGGGATCGAGGCGACGCTCAAGGCGTTCAACAACGGCCTGGGCGGCGGGGCGACCGTGGCCTTGTCCTACGCCTTGCTCGGCGCGTTCGCGGTGGCGATCGCCAAGTCCGGCCTGGCCCACGCCCTGGCGGACAAGATCCTGCTGCTGGTGGACCGCCAGGACAGCCAGGGTGGCGGCAGCGTCAAATGGCTGTTGATCGGCCTGTTGTGGGTGGTGGCCATCGCGTCGCAGAACATCCTGCCGATCCATATCGCCTTTATCCCGCTGCTGGTGCCGCCGCTGCTGTATGTGCTGAGCAAGCTGCAACTGGACCGGCGGTTGATCGCCTGTGTCATCACCTTCGGCCTGATCACCCCGTACATGTTCCTGCCGGTGGGCTTCGGCAACATCTTCCTCAACGAGATCCTGCTGGCCAACGTCGCCCGCAGCGGCGTGGACGTCAGCGATATCAACGTCACCCATGCCATGGGCATCCCGGCGCTGGGCATGGTCTTCGGCCTGTTGCTGGCCTTTGTCAGCTACCGCAAGAAGCGCGTGTACGACCTGGAACTGATCGAGAAGGTCGAGCAGGTGACGGTGCAGTACAACCCGCGCACGCTGCTGGTGGCGGGCCTGGCGATCGTGGCGGCCTTCGTCATCCAGCTGTTGCTGGACTCGATGATTATCGGGGCGCTGGCCGGTTTCCTGATCTTCTCGGTGTCGGGCATCGTGCGCTGGCGCGAGACCGACGACCTGTTCACCGAAGGCATGAAGATGATGGCGATGATCGGCTTCATCATGATCGCCGCCGCCGGTTTCGCCGAGGTCATGAAGGCCACCGGCGAGGTGAAGGGGCTGGTGGAATCCTCGGCCAGCTGGATCGGTCACAGCAAGGGCGTGGGCGCGTTGCTGATGCTGCTGGTGGGGCTGCTGGTGACCATGGGCATCGGCTCGTCGTTCTCCACGGTGCCGATCCTGGCGACCATCTTCGTGCCGCTGTGCGTGCAACTGGGCTTCAGCCCGCTGGCGATCGTCTGCATCGTCGGCACCGCCGGCGCCCTGGGCGATGCCGGTTCGCCGGCTTCGGACTCGACCCTGGGGCCGACCTCCGGCCTGAACATCGACGGCCAGCACCACCATATCTGGGACACCGTGGTCCCGACCTTCCTGCACTACAACCTGCCGCTGCTGGCCTTTGGCTGGGTGGCGGCGATGGTGCTCTGA
- a CDS encoding sensor histidine kinase, translating to MRSIQRRLSLGLISVMVIVGLVLAQTSLWLFEMGLQRYLEAGLRNDSESLLVALVRGPQGLQLDERRLSPAYQRPFSGHYFRIDFADVHWRSRSLWDQELPKLAQTGLHNNLQLGPEGQQLLVLRSEYRRLGQSISISVAQDYTPVRESFQRMRQIGLGLGLAGLLLILVLQRLTVRRALRPLEQAREQIAQLQRGQRSQLDEQVPLELEPLVAQINHLLAHTEDSLKRSRNALGNLGHALKTPLAVLLSLAANPKLDAYPELRKILHEQLDQVQQRLSRELNRARLAGDALPGALFDCDAELPGLLATLQMIHGEHLDLSFQAAPGLQLPWDREDLLELLGNLLDNACKWADAEVALSVWQTPQGYGLAVDDDGPGIPEEQRSQVFSRGARLDEQTDGHGLGLGIVRDIVASWGGELRLLQSPQGGLRVLIELPKR from the coding sequence GTGAGGTCGATCCAGCGCCGCCTGAGCCTGGGCCTGATCAGCGTGATGGTGATTGTCGGCCTGGTGCTGGCGCAGACCAGCCTGTGGCTGTTCGAGATGGGCCTGCAACGCTATCTGGAGGCCGGCCTGCGCAACGACAGCGAAAGCCTGCTGGTGGCGCTGGTCCGCGGGCCGCAGGGCCTGCAACTGGATGAGCGACGCCTGTCGCCGGCCTATCAGCGGCCGTTTTCCGGGCATTACTTCCGCATCGACTTCGCCGACGTGCACTGGCGCTCGCGCTCGTTGTGGGACCAGGAGCTGCCGAAGCTTGCGCAGACCGGGCTGCACAACAACCTGCAACTGGGGCCGGAAGGGCAGCAATTGCTGGTGCTGCGCAGCGAGTATCGGCGCCTGGGGCAGTCGATCTCGATCAGCGTGGCCCAGGACTACACCCCGGTGCGCGAGAGCTTCCAGCGCATGCGGCAGATCGGCCTGGGCCTGGGCCTGGCCGGCCTGTTGCTGATCCTGGTGCTGCAGCGGCTCACCGTGCGCCGCGCCTTGCGCCCCCTGGAGCAGGCCCGCGAGCAGATCGCCCAGTTGCAGCGCGGCCAGCGTTCGCAGCTGGACGAGCAGGTGCCGCTGGAGCTGGAGCCGCTGGTGGCGCAGATCAACCATCTGCTGGCCCATACCGAAGACAGCCTGAAACGCTCGCGCAATGCCCTGGGCAACCTGGGGCATGCACTGAAGACCCCGCTGGCGGTGCTGTTGAGCCTGGCCGCCAACCCGAAGCTCGATGCTTACCCGGAACTGCGCAAGATCCTCCATGAGCAGCTGGACCAGGTGCAGCAGCGGCTCAGCCGCGAGCTCAATCGGGCGCGCCTGGCCGGCGACGCGCTGCCCGGCGCGCTGTTCGACTGCGACGCCGAACTGCCCGGGCTGCTGGCGACCTTGCAGATGATCCACGGCGAGCATCTGGACCTGAGCTTCCAGGCCGCGCCCGGGCTGCAATTGCCCTGGGACCGCGAAGACTTGCTGGAGCTGCTGGGCAACCTGCTGGACAACGCCTGCAAATGGGCGGACGCCGAAGTGGCGCTGAGCGTCTGGCAGACCCCCCAGGGCTACGGGCTGGCGGTGGACGACGACGGGCCGGGGATTCCCGAAGAGCAGCGCAGCCAGGTGTTCAGCCGCGGCGCGCGGCTGGACGAGCAGACCGACGGCCACGGCCTGGGGCTGGGGATCGTGCGCGATATCGTCGCCAGCTGGGGCGGCGAGCTGCGCCTGCTGCAAAGCCCGCAGGGCGGACTGCGAGTATTGATCGAACTCCCCAAACGCTAA
- a CDS encoding response regulator transcription factor produces the protein MRLLLVEDHVSLADELLAGLNRQGYAVDWLADGRDALYQGASEPYDLIVLDLGLPGVPGLDVLAKWRAGGLATPVLILTARGSWAERIEGLKAGADDYLTKPFHPEELHLRIQALLRRSHGQANQPTLQAAGLHLDEGRQCVVRDGVDIQLTAAEFRLLRYFMLHPEQILSKSHLAEHLYDGETERDSNVLEVHVNHLRRKLGRSVIETRRGQGYLFGGKAQ, from the coding sequence ATGCGCCTGCTTCTGGTGGAAGACCATGTCTCCCTGGCCGACGAACTGCTGGCCGGGCTCAACCGCCAGGGCTACGCCGTGGATTGGCTGGCCGACGGCCGCGACGCGCTGTACCAGGGCGCCAGCGAACCTTACGACCTGATCGTGCTCGACCTCGGCCTGCCGGGGGTGCCGGGCCTGGACGTGCTGGCGAAGTGGCGTGCCGGCGGTCTCGCGACCCCGGTGCTGATCCTCACCGCCCGCGGTTCCTGGGCCGAACGCATCGAAGGCCTCAAGGCCGGCGCCGACGACTACCTGACCAAACCTTTCCACCCCGAAGAGTTGCACCTGCGCATCCAGGCGCTGTTGCGCCGTTCCCACGGCCAGGCCAACCAGCCGACGCTGCAGGCCGCCGGGCTGCACCTCGACGAGGGCCGCCAGTGCGTGGTGCGCGATGGCGTGGATATCCAGCTGACCGCCGCCGAGTTCCGGCTGTTGCGTTATTTCATGCTGCACCCCGAGCAGATCCTTTCCAAAAGCCACCTGGCCGAACACCTGTACGACGGTGAGACCGAGCGCGACTCCAATGTGCTGGAAGTGCACGTCAACCACCTGCGGCGCAAGCTCGGGCGCAGCGTGATCGAGACCCGGCGGGGCCAGGGCTATCTGTTCGGCGGGAAGGCCCAGTGA
- a CDS encoding PepSY domain-containing protein, protein MKPNLRARAKVALALLAFCSLALARDLDQDEALRLRQQGVILPLEQLLQQALDRHPGARLLEAELEEKHDVYIYEVELLTVDGVVRELDLEAATGRLLKDKEDD, encoded by the coding sequence ATGAAGCCGAATCTGCGCGCCCGCGCCAAGGTGGCCCTGGCGCTTCTGGCCTTCTGCTCGCTGGCCCTGGCCCGCGACCTGGATCAGGACGAAGCCCTGCGCCTGCGCCAGCAGGGGGTGATCCTGCCGCTGGAACAACTGCTGCAACAGGCCCTGGATCGCCATCCCGGGGCCCGGCTTCTGGAAGCCGAGCTGGAAGAAAAACACGACGTCTATATCTATGAGGTCGAGCTGCTGACCGTCGACGGCGTGGTCCGCGAGCTGGACCTGGAGGCCGCCACCGGTCGCCTTCTCAAAGACAAGGAAGATGACTGA
- a CDS encoding PepSY domain-containing protein, with product MNTLTALFTATLVGLTASLAQARDLGPDEALRLRDAGTIVSFEKLNATALARHPGATIGETELEEEYGKYIYQIELRDPQGAEWNLELDAVSGQVLKDHQDT from the coding sequence ATGAACACCTTGACTGCCCTGTTCACCGCCACCCTCGTCGGCCTGACCGCGAGCCTGGCCCAGGCCCGCGACCTGGGGCCCGACGAGGCCCTGAGACTGCGCGACGCTGGTACCATTGTGTCCTTCGAAAAACTCAATGCCACGGCCTTGGCCAGGCACCCGGGCGCGACCATCGGCGAAACCGAGCTGGAAGAGGAGTACGGCAAGTACATCTACCAGATCGAGCTGCGCGACCCGCAAGGGGCCGAGTGGAACCTGGAGCTGGACGCGGTGAGCGGCCAGGTGCTCAAGGATCATCAGGATACGTAA